Genomic segment of Sulfitobacter faviae:
CGCGGTCGAACTCGGTGATCCCGGCCTTGGCGGCGCGGCCCTTTTCGTCTTCGTTGCGAAACAGCAGGCGGCCATACATTTGCCCGCCCATGCATTTCAGCGCCGCGGCGGCCAGCACGCCTTCGGGCGCGCCGCCTTGGCCCATATACATGTCGATGCCGGTTTCAGGGTCGGCGCAATGCATCACGCCAGCCACGTCACCGTCGGTGATCAGACGGATAGCGGCACCGGTGGCGCGGACCTCGGCGATCATGTCGGCGTGGCGCGGGCGTTCGAGGATGCAAACGGTGATGTCGGACGCCGCGCAGCCCTTGGCGCGGGCCAGCGCTTCGACGCGCTCACCGGGGCTCATGTCGAGGGTGACGACATCGGTCTCAAAACCCGGGCCGATGGCGAGCTTGTCCATATAGGTGTCCGGCGCGTGCAGCATGGACCCGCGCGGGCCCATGGCGATCACGGTCAGCGCGTTGGGCATGTCCTTGGCGGTCAGCGTGGTGCCTTCCAGCGGGTCGAGCGCGATGTCCACGCCGGGGCCTTTGCCGGTGCCGACCTCTTCGCCGATATAGAGCATCGGGGCCTCGTCCCGCTCACCTTCGCCGATGACCACGACGCCCGCGATGTCGAGCATGTTGAGCTGTTCGCGCATGGCGTTCACGGCGGCTTGGTCGGCGGCTTTCTCGTCACCCTTGCCGATCAGCTTGGCCGAGGCCAGCGCGGCGGCTTCGGAAACGCGGGCGAGGCCCAGAGAGAGCATGCGGTCTTGAAATTCGGCGGAAGCGGTCATGGAGTATCCTTGGGTGCAATGTGTTTCCTGTCCTGTACCCTCGCGCGGGCCTCGGGGCAAGTTTTGGGTTGTGGAAGGGGCTGCCCCTTCGGCCGAAACTGCCTCCCCGGCCCGGAAACAAGCCGTAGGCGCCGGGCCATCGCCTGCCCGCCTCGTCACGCCGAAGGCGTGCCGGTCTATCTAGGCGCACCTTTGGTGCGACAGGGTAGGCGATTTGCTGGGGCTGGGTGGGCCCCGGCGGACGCACATTAGGGTTGAGCCATAAAGTGGCACGAAGCACCGCTCATCGCCCGCCCACCCACGGGCAGGCGATGGCCCTCAGCCTCAGACCTCTTCGATCCGGAGCGCTACCGGCTCACCGGCCAGCACGCCCGTCTTGTCCATATTCGCCAGCGCTTCCAGCAGTGCATCGCGGCTGGTCTTATGGGTCACGATCAGCACGGGGGCCGAGACATCCGCATGTTCATACTGGCGCATCCGGTAGATGCTCACACCCGCTTCGCCCAGCACCGTGGCGATTTTCGCCAGCGCGCCGGGTTTGTCGACCAGCGCCATGCGCAGGTAGTAGGGGGCAGGGCGCTGACTGCTGGCGGGGGTGGTTTGTTCAAGCGTCTCGGCAGGCTGGCCAAAGACCGGCCCGCGCAACCCGCGCGCGATGTCGCAGACATCGGCCATCACCGCGCTCGCCGTCGGCCCTTCGCCCGCACCGGCACCGCGCAGCACGATCTGACCCACGGCATCGCCTTCGATCACCACCATATTGGTGCCGCCATCAAGCTGCCCCAAAGGCGATGTTTGCGGCACGAGGCAGGGCATCATCCGCTGCTCCAGCCCGCGGCCGGTTTTCTGGGTCACGCCCAGCAGTTTGATCTTGTAGCCCATGTCGGCGGCGGCGCGGATGTCTTCGATGGCGACCCGCTCGATCCCCTCAAGCTGGATGCCATCAAAGTCGATCTTGGTGCCGAAGGCGATGGAGGACAGGATCGCCAGCTTATGCGCCGCGTCGATGCCGCCCACATCCAGTTGCGGATCGGCTTCGAGATAGCCCAACCCATCGGCTTCGGCAAAGATCTCTTGATAGGTCTTGCCCGAGTCCTCCATCCGCGTCAGGATGTAATTGCACGAGCCGTTCATCACCCCCATGATCCGGGTGATCTCATTCCCGGCAAGCCCTTCCATCAGCGTCTTGATGACCGGGATGCCGCCTGCCACAGCGGCCTCATAGCGCAGGGCCACGCCCGCGCCTTCGGCCTGTTCGGCCAAGGCTTGGCCATGGATCGCCAGCATTGCCTTGTTCGCGGTGACCACATGTTTGCCCGCCGCCAGCGCGGCCTCGGTCGCGGCCTTGGCAGGCCCATCCGCGCCGCCCATGAGTTCCACGAACACATCCACGTCATCGCGTGTCGCCAGTTTGACGGGGTCATCCTCCCAATCATAGGAAGAGAGTGACAGTCCGCGGTCCTTGTTCCGGGTGCGGGCCGAAACCGCCGAGACCGTCATCGCGCAGCCGGTACGGGCCTCTAACAGGGCGGCCTGCTGGCGCAGAATGCGCAGCACACCCACGCCCACGGTTCCCAATCCGGCAATCCCGAGGCGAAGCGGCTTAGACATGGCGGTGGTCCTTCTGGTCTGATCCGAAAGGCCCGGCAGGCAGGGCCGGGCATAGCCGCGATGTAGCGGGTTCGGCGCCTGCGTGCAACGCGCATACGCATCACGGGGATGCCCGTTTATTCAGCGCTTTCGCTGTCCTCGGCGGCTTGGCGGGCGCGCCGGAGTTCGGCAGCACGCGCCCTGAGCCGTGCCACCCGTGCAGCACTGGCGGATTGGGCGCTTGTGCGGCTGACGCGCGCCGCGCGGGCTTCGAGATTGGCCGCACGCCCTGTGAGCGCCGCTTCGGTCCGCAGCGGGTCGATCCGCCCGGCGGTGGCTTTGGCCAAAAGCGGGTCGATCGGGACCAGATCAGGGTAGGGCGCGGCCTCCAACGCGGGCGTGATGGTGCGGTCGAGTTCGGGAAACTGCGTGCAGCCCGCCAGCAGCGAGACGCCCAGAAACAGGGCGATGGTTGAAAGGGGCGGGGCGGGCGCGCTTGGGTCATGCCTCGTTCTGCCCCAGCCGTGATCTTCGCGCAAGCGGGGTTTGCTTTTGAACGCTTGTTCATTAAATTGCCGCCATGGCAAGAACCACAGGCTCCCACTCCGATATCACCGGCCCGCGTGTCCGCGCCGCCGCGCTGCGGCTTTTCGCCCGGGGCGGCTATGCCGCCGTGTCCATGCGTGCCATCGCCGCCGAAGTCGGCGTGCAGGCCGGGGCGCTTTATAACTACACCCCCGACAAGCAGAGCCTGTTGTTCGACCTGATGCAGGCGCATATGACCGATCTGCTGGCCGAAACGCCCCATGATCCGAGCCGCCCCGCCAAGCAGCAGTTGCAGGATTTCGTGGCCTTCCACATCCGTTTTCACGCGGACCGGCCCGATGAGGTTTTCATCGCCTATATGGAGTTGCGCAATCTGACGGAGGAGAATTTCGCCGTGATCGAGCGCCTGCGCCGCGACTACGAAGATCGCCTTGAAGCGATCCTGCGCGCCGGGGTGGCCAGTGGCGATTTCGCCGTCGCCGATACCAAGATCGTGACACTGGCGATCATCGCCATGCTGACGGGGGTGAACACTTGGTACCGCGCGGGCGGACGGCTGTCGCTGGACGAGGTCGTGGCACAATATTGGGACATGGTGCGCAAGGCCGTGACCGCCTGAGCGGCCACGGCCTTTTGGGTCAATGGGCGGGGCGGATGAAGGTCCCGTTGTTCAGATCCCGCATCGCCTGCTGTATCTCGGCGCGGGTGTTCATCACGATCGGCCCGTGCCACGCCACCGGCTCTTCAATCGGCGCGCCCGAAATCAGCAGAAAACGCACCCCTTCCTCCCCGGCCTGCACCGTGACCTCATCGCCGGTGCCAAAGCGGATGAGCGTGCGGTCCCCGGACATGTCGCGGATGTTGACCTCTTCGCCGGCGACCTCTTTCTCCAGCAGCACGCCCGAAGGGGCAGAGGCATCGGCAAAAGCGCCCGCACCTTGAAAGACATAGGCAAAAGCCCGGCGGTAGGTGTCGATCCGAAAGGTCTTTTTCACGCCTGCAGGCACGAAGATATCCAGATACTGCGGATCGGCGGCGATGCCGTCGACGGGGCCGCGTTTGCCCCAGAACTCGCCGGTGATGATCTTGACCCTCGTGCCGTCGTCATCGGTCACCACCGGGATCTCGGCGGATTTCATATCCTGATAGCGCGGCGCGGTCATCTTCTGGGCCGAGGGCAGGTTGCCCCAAAGCTGGAAGCCGTGCATCTGCCCCTTGTCGTTCCCGCGCGGCATTTCTTGGTGCAGGATGCCCGATCCGGCGGTCATCCACTGCACGTCGCCCGCGTTCAGATCACCGGTATTGCCGAGCGAATCCGCATGGGCCACGGTCCCTTCGAGCACATAGGTGATCGTCTCGATCCCGCGGTGCGGGTGCCAAGGGAAGCCTTTCTCAAAGTCGCGCGGATGCTCGTTGCGGAAGTCGTCGAACAGCAGAAAGGGGTCAAGCTCCGACGGGTCGTGGAAGCCGAAAGCGCGGTGTAGTTTCACCCCGGCGCCTTCCATCGTGGGCGTGGCGCGGCGGGTTTCCAATGTGGGTCTGAGGGACATGATGCTCTCCTTTGCAGTTGCTCGGAAGATAGGGGGCGGCGGTCACCTCAACAATTGGCCCCGGCGAACGGGGCCTGTGCAAATTTGCGCAGCTTCAGCAATTTGGCACGTTCACCGCCAACCCTCCGAGGGAGGTTTCCTTGTATTTCTCGCTCATGTCCGCGCCGGTCTGGCGCATGGTCTCAATACAGGCATCAAGCGGCACAAGATGCGTGCCGTCGCCGCGCAGCGCCAGAGAGGCCGCCGAGACCGCTTTGATCGCGCCCAAGCCGTTGCGCTCGATACAAGGCACCTGCACCAGCCCTTTCACCGGGTCGCAGGTCATGCCGAGGTGATGCTCCAGCGCGATCTCGGCGGCGTTTTCGATCTGCTGCGGGGTGCCGCCCATCACGGCGCAGAGCCCGGCGGCGGACATGGCGGCGGCGCTGCCGACTTCGGCCTGACAGCCTGCTTCGGCGCCTGAGATCGAGGCGTTGTATTTCACCAGCCCGCCAATCGCGGCGGCGGTGAGCAGGAAGTCTTCGATATGCGCCTCTGACGCGCCGGGGACATGGTCGAGGTAATAGCGCAAGGTCGCCGGCATCACACCTGCGGCCCCGTTGGTCGGCGCGGTCACGACCTGCCCGCCTGCGGCGTTCTCCTCGTTGACGGCCATGGCGTAGACGCTCATCCAATCGTTGATCGTATGCGGGGCGGATTGGTTCTGTCCGCGCTCGGCCATCAGCGCGTCGTAGATGCCCTTGGCGCGGCGTTTCACCTGCAACCCGCCGGGCAGGGTGCCTTCGGAGGTCAGCCCCCGGTCTATGCAGTCGCGCATGACCTGCCACAGCCGTTTCGACCCGGCGCGCAGGTTCTCGGCCCCGCCGCGCGCCTCTTCATTGGCGCGTTTCATGCCTGCGATGGTTTTGCCAGATTTGGCCGACATCTCAAGCATTTCTGCGGCGGACTTGAAGGGGAAGGGCACCGGCGCGCCCTCGTCGGTGTCCTTGCCTGCCGCGAGTTCCTTTTCGGTCATCACGAAGCCGCCGCCGATGGAATAATAGGTCTCGCGTAAGGTTACGTCGCCTTGGGCATCGGTGGCCATCAGCATCATGCCGTTGGCATGGCCCGCAAGCTTGGTGTCGTAGTCAAAGATCATGTCGCGCTCAGGGTCGAAGCGCAGTTCGGGCAGACCGTCGACGCTGATGCGGCGGGTTTGTTTGATCTCTTCCAGCACCTTTTCGGCGGCATCTGCGTCATAGTCCTCGGGCGTGAACCCGGCGAGGCCGAGGATCGTGGCGCGGTCGGTCGCATGGCCGACGCCGGTAAAGGCGAGGCTGCCGTGCAGCGAGGCGCGCAGCCCGGCGAATTGGAAGGGTGATGCGCGCATCTGGTCAAGGAAACGCCCCGCCGCCACCATCGGCCCCATGGTATGCGAAGACGAGGGGCCGATGCCCACTTTGAACATGTCGAAGACCGAAAGAAACATCAGGTGGCGGACCCTTTTATGGTTGCGGGTGGCGGGCGCGGTGGGACGGGTATCGCCCAGACCTTTGGCGCATTGCAAGCGACCTAGGCCCGATCCAACCATTTCCCGCCGCCCCGTGGCGCGCCGAAAGCGACAGGCCGTGCGCTCTGCCCGTCCTGTCGGCGTGCGGCACCGCCAAAAACCGCCGACTTGCCCCTCGCACCCTATGCCAATTCGCCCTATAACGCGGCAAACGCCTGCAAGGGAGTACCCGATGTCCGGAGACCTATCACCGATCGACAAGGCCAAATTCGTGGCCGCGAAACGGGCGTGCGAATTCGTGGAAGACGGGATGCGCGTGGGGCTTGGCACCGGATCGACGGCGGCGTGGCTGGTGCGCTGTCTGGGCGAGATGGTGCGCGACGATGGGCTGCGGATCAAAGGCGTGCCGACCTCCTCGCGCACCGCGCAACTGGCGCGGGATGTGGGGATCGAGGTGATCTCTCTCGATGAGGCGAAATGGCTCGACCTGACGATTGACGGGGCGGATGAATTCGACGGTGACCTGAACCTCATCAAGGGCGGCGGCGGGGCCTTGCTGCAAGAAAAGATCGTGGCGACGGCCAGTGACCAGATGGTCGTGATCGCCGATATCGGCAAAGAGGTGCATCATCTGGGGGCATTCCCCCTGCCGATCGAGGTGATTCCCTTTGGCTGGCAGACCACGCAGGCGCTGGTCGAAGAGACGCTGATCTCGATGGATGTGCTGGGCCAAAGCTCGACCCTGCGGATGAATGGCGAGGTGCCTTTTATCACCGACGAGGGGAACTATATCCTAGACCTGCGGCTGGGGCGCATCGGCAACGCACGGCAATTGGCGCTGGTGCTGAACCAGATGCCCGGTGTGGTGGAAAACGGCCTGTTCATAGATATCTGTGACGCGGTTGTGATCGGTTACGGGGATGGCAGGGTCGAGGTGCGCGACATAAATGAAGGCACCGTGGCGACCGACCGTTTGGAATTCGTCGAGACCGACAACCTGTTTTCCGACCTGAGCGATTAACGCCCACAAAGCGAGACACGCGCGACCCCGCGCAACACCGAAATATGCGCGATCCCGCGCAAGACCCAAAACGACTAAGAGAGGCGCCAAATGGCCAAGAATGAATTCGATTACGACCTGTTTGTCATCGGTGGCGGCTCGGGCGGTGTGCGCGCGGCGCGTGTCGCGGCGGGCGAACATGACGCCAAGGTCGGTCTGGCCGAGGAAGACCGCTATGGCGGGACCTGCGTGATCCGGGGCTGCGTGCCCAAAAAGCTGATGGTCTTCGCCTCGGGCTATGCCGATGTGGTGGATGAGGCGAAATGCTTTGGCTGGGATCTCAAGGCCGGGCCGTTTGACTGGCATGACTTCAAAGGCCGTCTGAATACTGAGTTGGACCGCCTCGAAGGCGTCTATCGCAAGCTTCTGAAGAACTCCGGCGTTGACACATTCGACGCCCGCGCGCGGATCAAGGACCCCCATACCGTGGCCCTGTCCGACGGCACCGAGAAGACCGCGAAACACATCCTCATCGCCAGCGGTGGTCGCCCCGTGCGCCCCGAGATCGAGAATGCGGAACTGGGGCTGGTCTCTGACGATCTGTTCCATCTGGAGAAGCTGCCCAAGTCGATCCTGATCATCGGCGGCGGCTATATCGCCTGTGAATTCGCCTGTATCCTCAACGGTTTGGGTGTCGAGGTGACGCAATACTACCGCGGCGCGCAGATTCTGCGCGGCTTTGACGACGAAGCCCGCGGCATGGTGGCCGAGATGATGCAGGAAAAGGGGATCGACCTGCATTTGGGCACCAACATTCTGGAGATGACGCCCAGCCACGAAGACGGCAGCGGCCCGATGAAGGTCAAGCCGACCAACGGCACCGAAAAGATGTTCGACCAAGTGCTCTTTGCCACGGGCCGTCGCCCGAACAGCGATGACATGGGGCTGGAAGACCTGGGCGTGAAACTGGGCCGCAGCGGTGAGATTGAGGTGGATGAATACAGCCAGACCGCGGTGCCTTCCGTCTATGCCATCGGCGACGTGACCAACCGCATCAACCTCACGCCCGTGGCGATCCGCGAGGGCATGGCCTTTGTCGAGACCGTCTTTGGCGGCAATCCGACGCCGGTAGATCATGATCTGGTGCCTTCGGCGATCTTCACCCAGCCCGAGATGGGCACCGTGGGGCTGAGCGAGGAGGCCGCGCGGGAGGCGGGGCCGATTGAGGTCTATGCGACCTCCTTCAAACCGATGCAGGGCGCTTTTGCGGGCAAGGCCGACCGGGTGCTGATGAAGCTCATCGTCTGCGCCGAGACGCGGGTGGTGCTGGGCTGTCATATCGTCGCACCCAACGCGGGCGAATTGATCCAGATGGTCGGCATCGCGGTCAAGATGGGCGCCACGAAAGAGCAGTTCGACGCCACATGCGCGGTGCACCCGACCATGTCCGAAGAACTGGTGACGATGCGTAATCCGACCCGCACGGCTTGAATATCACGCGAAAGCGTACAATTTTTGGAACGATAGGCCGCATGGGCGGCCCAGAGGGGAACATATCAATGGCAGGAAATTCGCAAGGCCCCTGGGGGGCGGCGGAGGCGGCAACCGGGGCAACGGCGGAGACCGGGGCAACGACGGGCCGCAGGGGCCACGCGGGCAGGGCGGTGACCGCCCCCAGATGCCCGAGATCGACGATCTGGTGCGCAAGGGGCAAGAGCAGCTGCGCGTCTTGATGGGGGGCGTGGCGACGACCGGGGCAATGGCACCGGCGGCGGCGGTCGCGGCTCTGGCGGGCCGGGCGTGACACGTTCGACCCTTGGCATCGCGCTTTTGGCCGGTGTGGCGCTTTGGGGCTTCGCCAGCTTCTACACCGTGCGGCCCGAACAGCAGTCGATCGAACTGTTCTTGGGTGAATTTTCCGGCATCGGCACCGAGGGTCTGAACTTTGCCCCATGGCCGCTGGTCACGGCCGAGGTGTTTGACGTCACCACCAACCGCACCGAAGAGTTGGGCGTGCGGCGCGGCGGCGGCGGCAACGAAGGCTTGATGCTGACCACGGACGAGAACATCGTCGACATCGACTTCCAAGTGGTCTGGAACATCAAGAACGCGCGCGACTTCAAATTTTCGCTGCGCGATCCCGAAGCCTCGGTTCGGGCGATCTCGGAATCCGCCATGCGCGAAGTCATCGCGCAATCCGAACTGGCGCCGATCCTCAACCGGGATCGTGGCGCGGTGGCGGATCGGGTGAAGGAGCTGATCCAAAACACCCTCGACAACCGCAATACCGGCATCAACGTGCTGCGTGTCAACGTGAACAAGGTTGACCCGCCCAGCCAGACTGTGCAGGTCACCGACGCCAATGGCAACACGACGACCCAGTCGGTCGTCGATGCCTTCCGCGACGTGCAAGCCGCCGAGCAGGAGCGTGACCGGGTCGAGCGCCAGGCCGACGCCTATGCCAACCGCCGCACCGCCGAGGCACGCGGTGAATCCGCGCAGCTTCTGGAAGCCGCCGAAGGTTACCGCGCCCGCGTCGTGAACGACGCGGTGGGTGAGGCCAGCCGCTTTGAAGCCGTCTTGGAAGAATACCGCAACGCGCCGGATGTGACGCGCAAACGTCTGTATCTTGAGACCATGGAAAAGGTGCTGGGCGACGTGGATAAGGTCATCCTCGAAAACGGCAGCGGCCAAGGTGGGCAGGGCGTCGTTCCCTATCTGCCACTCAATGAATTGCGGCGCGGCGGAGGGTCGAACTGATGCGGAAAACAAGTCTTATCATCCCCATCGTGGTGATCGCCATCGTGGGCATCCTGTCGGCTGTCTTTGTGGTGGACGAGCGCGAGAAGGCGCTGGTGCTGCGTTTCGGCCAGATCAAACAGGTCCGCAACGAGCCGGGCATCGGGTTCAAAGTCCCGCTTTTGGATGAGGTCGTGCGCTACGAAGACCGCATCTTGTCGCTGGAAACCCCGGTGATCGAAGTCACCCCCGCCGATGACCGGCGCCTTGAGATCGACGCCTTCGTGCTCTACCGCATCGACGATATGGTGCAGTACCGGCAAGCTTTGGGTGCGGGCGGTGAACGTCAGGCCGAAAGCGAGATGGGCGGCATCATGGAAAGCCAAATCCGTGCCGTGCTCGGCTCGCAGGGCGTGACATCCAACACCATCCTGTCGCCCGAACGGGCCGACCTGATGGAGCAGATCCGTGTCCGCGCCGATGCCCGCGCGCAGGCGCTTGGCCTCAAGGTGGTGGATGTGCGTCTGCGTCAGACAAACCTGCCCGAGCAGAACTTCGACGCGACCCTGCAACGGATGATCGCCGAGCGTGAGCGTGAAGCGACCGACGAACGCGCCCGTGGCCGCGAAGCCGCGCAGCGTGTCATCGCCCTTGCTGATCGTACCTACGAAGAGATCCTCTCGGAGGCCCGTCGTGACGCGCGGATCATCGAAGGCGAGGCGGACGCTCAGCGGAACAACATCTTCGCGCAGGCCTATGGCAAGGATCAGGAATTCTTTGAATTCTACCGCTCGCTCAGCGCCTATGAGCAGGCTTTGCAGGGGCAGAACTCCACCATGGTGATGTCGCCGGATAGTGAGTTCTTTAACTATCTGCGGTCGGACCGCAGCGCCACGACCTCGGTCGATGCGATTGCACCGCCGCAGAGCCCTGCCGCCGATGCGCCCGCGGCTGAGCCAGCGCCGGAGGCAGATAACGCTGCGGCAGAGGATACGCAGGAGGAGGCTGCCCCCGCGGCCCCCGCCACGCCAGCCCCCGCCGCACCGGAGGCTGAGACAGATCTGCCAGCGGCGCTGGAAGAATGACGCTGGTTCTACTGGCTCTAGGGTCGGTTCTGATTTTCGAGGGGCTGGTGTACGCACTGGCCCCTTCGTTTTTGGAACAGATGCTCGAAATGCTCCGCCGCATCCCTGAGGCCGCGCTGCGCCAGCTTGGCGCGCTGGCGGTGGTGGCCGGGTTGATCTTGGTTTGGCTCGCCTTTCAACTGGGGTTGTGACGCCGCGCGGGCGGGGTGAATCGGCGTCCGTTTTGGCCACGACCTCGCAGGCCGGGGTCGCAAATCGTCACACTCCCACCCGTTGAAATGCCCGTGATCGGCCCCATCTTTGCTGTTGCAGCGCGTCCTTTCGGAATGCACTCTGCCCACGTTGGCAACAACAGGAACAATCAGGAGACGATGAATGCAGGCCAAGGCGGTTTCCCTGTCCACAACAGCACAACACACCCACTGGATGCGAGCGATGGCAATGGGGGTGATGGCGCTGACCCTCCTGATCCTGCAAGCCAGCATGGCGCTGGCCAAACCCGAAAGCCTCGCCCCGCTGGCCGAGAAAATTAGCCCTTCGGTGGTCAATATCACCACCTCTACCACGGTTGAGGGCCGCACCGGGCCGCAGGGCATCGTGCCCGAAGGCTCGCCCTTCGAAGACTTCTTTCGCGAGTTTCAGGACCGCAACAATGGTGAGGGCAACCGGCCCCGCCGTTCCTCGGCCCTTGGCTCGGGTTTCGTGATTTCCGAAGATGGCTATGTGGTGACCAACAATCACGTCATCGAAAGCGCGGATGAGATCACCATCGAATTCTTCTCGGGCGAGGAATTGGTCGCCGAGGTCATCGGCACCGACCCCAAGACTGACATCGCGCTTTTGAAGGTCGAAGCGGACGCGCCGCTGCCCTTCGTCTCTTTCGGTGACAGCAACGCCGCGCGGGTGGGGGACTGGGTGATTGCCATGGGCAACCCGCTCGGGCAGGGCTTTTCGGTCTCGGCTGGCATCGTGTCAGCGCGCAACCGGGCGCTGTCGGGCACCTATGACGATTACATTCAGACCGACGCCGCGATCAACCGCGGCAACTCCGGCGGGCCGCTGTTCAACATGGATGGCGAGGTGATCGGCGTGAACACCGCGATCCTGTCGCCCAACGGCGGCTCCATCGGCATCGGTTTTTCGATGGCGTCGAATGTCGTCACCCGCGTGATTGACCAATTGCAGGAATATGGCGAGACCCGCCGCGGCTGGCTGGGCGTGCGCATTCAGGACGTGACCGATGACGTGGCCGATGCCATGGACCTCAAGAAAGCCGTCGGCGCCCTGATCACCGATGTGCCGGAGGGGCCTGCGCGTGAGGCGGGGCTCAAAACCGGCGACGTGATCAAATCCTTCGACGGTGTCGAAGTGGTCGATACCCGTGGTCTTGTCCGTCAGGTGGGCAACAGCCCCGTGGGTGCGACGGTGCGCGTGACCGTGCTGCGTGACGGCAAGACCCAGACCATCAAGGTCGTACTTGGCCGCCGCGAAGAGGCCGATGGCGCGGTTCCCGACGGTATGGATGACAACGCCGATGAGGGGGCCGAGGTCGAGCCGCAGTCGACCATGCTGATGGGCCTGACCCTGATGCCGCTGACAGACGAGCTGCGCGCGGAACTCGGGGCCGATGACGATATGACCGGCCTTGCCGTAACGGATGTGGATCAAACATCGGAGGCCTTCGAGAAGGGCCTGCGCATGGGCGATATCATCACCGAAGCGGGGCAGGAGCAGGTGTCGACCATTGCCGATCTCGAAGCCCGGATCGCCGCGGCGAAAGAGGCGGGCCGCCGCTCTCTGCTGCTGCTGGTGCGCCGGGGCGGCGACCCGCGCTTTGTGGCGCTGTCATTGGCGGAGTGATCTGCCGTAACGGTTTGGAAGGGGCGCCTGCGGGCGCCCTTTTGCGTTACAGGGTCAGCCGTTTTGTCGAGGCACCGCCACAAGTCCAAGCGCCCGTGCCGTGCTCAGCGACAGAACCTCGCTGTTCGGCCCCTGCCGAGCCTGATAGCGTCGAACCGCCGCCCGTGTCGCTTTGTCCATCTCGCCAGTGATTGGCCCCGCGTAAAACCCCCGCGCCTCGAGTGCCCGTTGCAGGCTGCTGTTGAACTCGGGCGTCAGCACGTCGGGGCAGGGGGTTTCGAACCAGTTGTCGACCCGTGCGCGCACGATCTCTTGCCGGGTTTCTGTCTTATAGACGGGCGGTTTGGCGATGCTGCCATCGGGGTTCATCTTGGCCGGGGTCACTTCGACCTGTTCGGTCACCGTCTCAATCACCGCAGGGCTGACCGTGCGGCCCCAGCAGCTTCCCTCCGGCGCGCCTGCGGGGCCGTTGCGGGTGGCCTCTAGCACCCCCGGCTCGGGGCGGGGCGTGGCCGGTGCCGCCGTCTCGCAACCCGTCAAGGCCGCGACGGCCAGCAGCAAAGCGGCGCAGCGCCGCGCGGTTCTGGGGGGAGGGGCTGTGTCATGCCGGTCTCTCGGGCTCAACTGTTGTTCGGGGGCAGACTAGCGGGATGCGTGGGCCTTGCCCACCGCAATGTCGGGCCCGCCGTGACCTTGCGAAAAGGGGGCTGGAACCGGCTGCCATAGCCCGTTAAACAAGGCCGAACTTTTAGGACGAAAGGGCATCATCATGGCCAAAATCACCTATGTCGAACACTCCGGCACCGAACATGTGGTCGAGGTGGCCAATGGTCTCACCGTCATGGAAGGCGCGCGGGACAATAACATTCCCGGCATCGAAGCCGACTGTGGCGGGGCCTGCGCTTGCTCCACCTGCCATGTCTATGTCGATCCGGCTTGGGCCGAGAAGCTGCCGCCGATGGACGACATGGAAGAAGACATGCTCGACTTCGCCTTCGAGCCCGATCCCGCGCGTTCGCGTCTGACCTGC
This window contains:
- a CDS encoding peptidoglycan-binding domain-containing protein yields the protein MSPRDRHDTAPPPRTARRCAALLLAVAALTGCETAAPATPRPEPGVLEATRNGPAGAPEGSCWGRTVSPAVIETVTEQVEVTPAKMNPDGSIAKPPVYKTETRQEIVRARVDNWFETPCPDVLTPEFNSSLQRALEARGFYAGPITGEMDKATRAAVRRYQARQGPNSEVLSLSTARALGLVAVPRQNG
- a CDS encoding 2Fe-2S iron-sulfur cluster-binding protein, with product MAKITYVEHSGTEHVVEVANGLTVMEGARDNNIPGIEADCGGACACSTCHVYVDPAWAEKLPPMDDMEEDMLDFAFEPDPARSRLTCQIKVTDALDGLRVQMPEKQI
- the gorA gene encoding glutathione-disulfide reductase; protein product: MAKNEFDYDLFVIGGGSGGVRAARVAAGEHDAKVGLAEEDRYGGTCVIRGCVPKKLMVFASGYADVVDEAKCFGWDLKAGPFDWHDFKGRLNTELDRLEGVYRKLLKNSGVDTFDARARIKDPHTVALSDGTEKTAKHILIASGGRPVRPEIENAELGLVSDDLFHLEKLPKSILIIGGGYIACEFACILNGLGVEVTQYYRGAQILRGFDDEARGMVAEMMQEKGIDLHLGTNILEMTPSHEDGSGPMKVKPTNGTEKMFDQVLFATGRRPNSDDMGLEDLGVKLGRSGEIEVDEYSQTAVPSVYAIGDVTNRINLTPVAIREGMAFVETVFGGNPTPVDHDLVPSAIFTQPEMGTVGLSEEAAREAGPIEVYATSFKPMQGAFAGKADRVLMKLIVCAETRVVLGCHIVAPNAGELIQMVGIAVKMGATKEQFDATCAVHPTMSEELVTMRNPTRTA
- a CDS encoding DUF2065 domain-containing protein — encoded protein: MTLVLLALGSVLIFEGLVYALAPSFLEQMLEMLRRIPEAALRQLGALAVVAGLILVWLAFQLGL
- the hflC gene encoding protease modulator HflC, coding for MRKTSLIIPIVVIAIVGILSAVFVVDEREKALVLRFGQIKQVRNEPGIGFKVPLLDEVVRYEDRILSLETPVIEVTPADDRRLEIDAFVLYRIDDMVQYRQALGAGGERQAESEMGGIMESQIRAVLGSQGVTSNTILSPERADLMEQIRVRADARAQALGLKVVDVRLRQTNLPEQNFDATLQRMIAEREREATDERARGREAAQRVIALADRTYEEILSEARRDARIIEGEADAQRNNIFAQAYGKDQEFFEFYRSLSAYEQALQGQNSTMVMSPDSEFFNYLRSDRSATTSVDAIAPPQSPAADAPAAEPAPEADNAAAEDTQEEAAPAAPATPAPAAPEAETDLPAALEE
- a CDS encoding Do family serine endopeptidase, with product MRAMAMGVMALTLLILQASMALAKPESLAPLAEKISPSVVNITTSTTVEGRTGPQGIVPEGSPFEDFFREFQDRNNGEGNRPRRSSALGSGFVISEDGYVVTNNHVIESADEITIEFFSGEELVAEVIGTDPKTDIALLKVEADAPLPFVSFGDSNAARVGDWVIAMGNPLGQGFSVSAGIVSARNRALSGTYDDYIQTDAAINRGNSGGPLFNMDGEVIGVNTAILSPNGGSIGIGFSMASNVVTRVIDQLQEYGETRRGWLGVRIQDVTDDVADAMDLKKAVGALITDVPEGPAREAGLKTGDVIKSFDGVEVVDTRGLVRQVGNSPVGATVRVTVLRDGKTQTIKVVLGRREEADGAVPDGMDDNADEGAEVEPQSTMLMGLTLMPLTDELRAELGADDDMTGLAVTDVDQTSEAFEKGLRMGDIITEAGQEQVSTIADLEARIAAAKEAGRRSLLLLVRRGGDPRFVALSLAE